A stretch of Comamonadaceae bacterium M7527 DNA encodes these proteins:
- a CDS encoding rhodanese-like domain-containing protein encodes MKHLQPKEAWALMQANPNALMIDVRMEIESLYVGRPPGAINVPWYEYPELTPHPETFVRLVSDEAQDKTRPVVLICRSGKRTLDAGNALEAAGFTDVINVVHGFEGELNDSFHRSCINGWRFDALPWEQL; translated from the coding sequence ATGAAACACTTGCAGCCAAAAGAGGCCTGGGCGCTGATGCAGGCCAACCCCAACGCCTTGATGATAGACGTGCGTATGGAGATTGAGTCGCTATACGTGGGTCGCCCCCCGGGCGCAATCAACGTGCCGTGGTACGAGTACCCGGAACTCACGCCACACCCAGAGACCTTTGTGCGTTTGGTCAGCGACGAGGCACAAGACAAAACACGCCCTGTGGTGCTTATTTGTCGCAGTGGCAAACGCACACTTGACGCAGGCAACGCACTAGAGGCAGCAGGCTTTACCGACGTCATCAATGTGGTGCACGGCTTTGAAGGCGAGCTCAACGACAGCTTTCACCGCTCATGCATCAACGGCTGGCGCTTTGACGCCTTGCCATGGGAGCAGCTGTAA
- the kynA gene encoding tryptophan 2,3-dioxygenase — MNKPQDIVAREGAKLDYAADMTYGDYLHLDDILNAQRPLSPVHDEMLFIVQHQTSELWMKLMLHELRAALQALQEGESNLAFKMMARVGRIMAQLVGAWDVLATMTPPEYSALRPYLGHSSGFQSAQYRCIEFLLGNKNATMLKPHAHKPELLAMVQQAFEAPSLYDIAIGLLAQAGLPIDAQHLQRDWTKSHTSSANVQAAWKVVYQNPQQYWTLYQLGEKLTDIEDTFRLWRFRHLTTVERVIGVRKGTGGTSGTGYLKAMLDVVLFPEIWQVRAEL, encoded by the coding sequence ATGAACAAGCCCCAGGATATCGTGGCGCGCGAAGGCGCCAAGCTGGACTACGCCGCAGATATGACATACGGCGACTACTTGCATCTGGACGACATTTTGAATGCGCAGCGCCCACTGTCGCCAGTGCACGACGAAATGCTGTTCATCGTGCAACACCAAACCAGCGAGTTGTGGATGAAGCTGATGTTGCACGAGTTGCGCGCAGCCTTGCAAGCCTTGCAAGAAGGTGAGTCAAACCTAGCGTTCAAGATGATGGCGCGCGTGGGCCGCATCATGGCGCAGCTGGTGGGCGCGTGGGATGTGCTGGCGACCATGACGCCGCCAGAGTACAGCGCCTTACGCCCTTACCTGGGCCATTCAAGCGGCTTTCAAAGCGCGCAATACCGCTGCATCGAGTTCTTGCTGGGTAACAAGAACGCCACCATGCTCAAACCCCACGCCCACAAGCCAGAGTTGCTGGCCATGGTGCAACAGGCCTTTGAAGCGCCGTCGCTTTATGACATTGCCATTGGTTTGCTCGCCCAGGCAGGCTTGCCCATTGATGCCCAGCACTTGCAACGCGACTGGACTAAAAGCCACACCAGCAGCGCCAATGTACAGGCCGCCTGGAAGGTGGTCTACCAGAACCCGCAACAGTATTGGACGCTTTATCAGCTGGGCGAGAAGCTCACGGATATTGAGGATACGTTTAGGCTGTGGCGGTTCAGACACTTGACCACAGTTGAGCGGGTGATTGGTGTGCGCAAAGGCACAGGTGGGACCAGTGGTACCGGCTACTTAAAGGCGATGTTGGACGTGGTGTTGTTCCCAGAGATTTGGCAGGTTAGGGCAGAGTTGTAG
- a CDS encoding DNA cytosine methyltransferase produces MYSFYEFFAGGGMARAGLGASWRCTFANDICPTKGNSYKANWGSEHLALKDIYAVQPAELPGCVTMAWGSFPCQDLSLAGSGAGLGGNHSGAFWGFWKLVTSLNVEGRKPKMIVLENVLGALTSNDGKDFETIVDAFALEGYLVGALLIDAVHFLPQSRPRLFIVGIDSGLSLPERSHTGTPNPAWHPVAMLKAHNRLSNSTKTLWRWWHLPQNKQASTTLDSLVERDPHSVKWHSDEETKRLLDMMSPLHRRKVIAAQADKVPHVGTIYKRTRGGVQRAEVRFDGIAGCLRTPGGGSSRQTIMIVHGARIKSRLISTREAARLMGLSDDYKLPEKYNEAYHLLGDGVVVPVVSHLSQHLLLPIANLNRQAMVAKNQQKRAA; encoded by the coding sequence ATGTATAGTTTTTACGAATTTTTCGCGGGTGGCGGCATGGCCAGAGCGGGACTGGGCGCAAGCTGGCGTTGCACCTTTGCCAACGACATCTGTCCAACCAAGGGCAACTCCTATAAAGCCAACTGGGGCAGTGAACACCTTGCGTTAAAGGACATTTATGCTGTCCAACCTGCCGAGCTCCCTGGCTGTGTAACTATGGCATGGGGCTCTTTCCCGTGCCAAGACCTATCGCTCGCAGGCTCTGGTGCAGGGCTTGGCGGCAACCATTCCGGAGCCTTTTGGGGATTCTGGAAGTTAGTCACCAGCCTAAACGTCGAAGGTCGTAAACCAAAGATGATTGTTTTAGAGAATGTACTTGGAGCACTCACCTCTAACGACGGAAAAGATTTCGAAACAATCGTTGACGCATTTGCGCTTGAAGGTTATCTCGTCGGAGCCTTGCTAATAGACGCTGTTCATTTTTTGCCACAGTCACGTCCACGACTTTTTATCGTAGGTATAGACTCAGGATTGTCATTGCCCGAAAGAAGTCACACCGGCACCCCTAACCCAGCTTGGCACCCTGTCGCGATGTTAAAAGCACACAACCGATTGAGTAATTCAACCAAGACTCTTTGGCGGTGGTGGCATTTACCTCAAAACAAACAAGCATCAACAACTCTTGACTCGTTAGTAGAAAGAGATCCACACAGCGTTAAGTGGCATTCAGATGAAGAGACCAAGCGGCTTCTTGACATGATGTCCCCGCTACACCGCCGCAAAGTTATTGCGGCACAAGCTGACAAAGTGCCTCATGTCGGGACGATTTACAAGCGTACGCGTGGCGGTGTTCAACGGGCTGAAGTTCGATTTGACGGCATTGCCGGATGCCTTCGCACGCCAGGCGGCGGCTCAAGCCGTCAAACCATCATGATCGTACATGGTGCACGCATCAAAAGCCGGCTAATTTCAACCCGGGAAGCTGCACGGTTGATGGGGCTGTCGGATGATTACAAATTACCTGAAAAATACAACGAGGCTTACCACCTTTTAGGAGATGGCGTCGTTGTGCCCGTGGTGAGCCACTTAAGCCAGCACCTACTGTTGCCGATAGCCAATCTAAATCGACAGGCTATGGTCGCTAAGAACCAGCAAAAACGCGCCGCGTAA
- a CDS encoding GIY-YIG nuclease family protein: MTTDFDFRRKAMKELPTATGVYVLCDLDEVPIYVGQSKDGIRSRVSRHLTSARSDIIANRQIDVWEIAYVWAYPITDLNEITPTENRLYHYFNTKSKLMNGTVPATPSKSPIPKSFHRVQVMSSKEIIERQAPEQRLPRQANHYAQIVGHFLAVKNSSQIAGAMDAHFQRLTKYHSLLIGSADSDPNDV, translated from the coding sequence ATGACGACAGATTTTGACTTCCGCAGAAAAGCAATGAAAGAGTTACCCACAGCAACAGGAGTCTATGTCTTGTGCGACTTAGACGAGGTTCCCATTTATGTTGGGCAGTCAAAGGACGGCATCCGATCGCGAGTGTCGCGTCACTTGACTTCGGCCCGATCAGACATCATTGCGAATCGTCAAATTGACGTGTGGGAAATCGCGTACGTGTGGGCCTACCCGATCACAGACTTGAACGAGATAACGCCCACGGAAAACCGCCTATATCACTACTTCAATACAAAATCGAAACTGATGAACGGGACGGTGCCAGCTACCCCCTCAAAGTCACCCATTCCAAAGTCATTCCACCGAGTTCAGGTGATGTCGAGCAAAGAGATCATCGAAAGACAGGCCCCAGAGCAGCGGCTACCAAGACAAGCAAACCACTATGCCCAGATCGTTGGGCATTTTCTCGCCGTTAAAAACTCAAGCCAGATTGCTGGTGCGATGGATGCTCACTTTCAACGCCTGACCAAATACCACTCGTTGCTAATTGGTTCTGCCGATTCAGACCCAAATGACGTTTAG
- the metH gene encoding methionine synthase, producing MLLSGLEPLRVDDSSLFINVGERTNVTGSKAFARLILNEQFEEALAVARQQVENGAQVVDVNMDEAMLDSQAAMVKFLNLMAGEPDIARVPVMIDSSKWSVIEAGLQCVQGKSIVNSISMKEGLDEFRRQAKLVKRYGAAAVVMAFDEQGQADTYERKIEICERAYRVLVDDVGFAAEDIIFDPNIFAIATGIEEHNNYAVDFINATRWIKDNLPGAKVSGGVSNVSFSFRGNDPVREAIHTVFLYYAIKAGMDMGIVNAGMVGVYDQLEPVLRERVEDVVLNRRPDAGERLIEVAETAKGAAKDDSTKYEWRALPIRERLSHALVRGLNEFIVEDTEEMWQNIADGGGRPLHVIEGPLMDGMNVVGDLFGEGKMFLPQVVKSARVMKQAVAHLVPYIEEEKQRMQAAGADVRSKGKIVIATVKGDVHDIGKNIVTVVLQCNNFDVVNMGVMVPWQDILQKAKDENADVVGLSGLITPSLEEMQAVAAEMEKDAWFRERQIPLLIGGATTSRVHTAVKIAPHYSGPVVYVPDASRSVSVASGLLGDDKARYVAELNVDYERVRSQHANKKQTPLWTLAQARANAAPIDFANYTPVVPKFIGKRVLKGVDLNEVVPFIDWAPFFQTWDLAGPYPAILQDEVVGEQARNVFADAQVMLKRMIDGRWLTANAVVGLYPAQRLGEDDIALYTDETRSTVAMTWHGLRQQTEKHMVDGVMRPSRCLADFVATPAQGADYVGLFAVTAGIGADARAKGFEDAQDDYSAIMVKALADRLAEAMAEMMHQRVRTDWWGYAPNESLTNEQLIKEAYQGIRPAPGYPACPDHSAKKAMFELLQAADIGMGLTDSLAMTPAASVSGFYLAHPDATYFNVGKVGDDQVADLAQRSGVDEQRVKVLLGPNL from the coding sequence ATGCTGTTGTCTGGCCTTGAGCCGCTGCGCGTTGATGACAGTAGTTTGTTCATCAACGTGGGTGAGCGTACCAACGTTACAGGCTCTAAAGCCTTTGCCCGCCTGATTTTGAACGAGCAGTTTGAAGAGGCCTTGGCCGTGGCGCGTCAGCAGGTAGAAAACGGCGCACAAGTGGTAGACGTCAACATGGACGAAGCCATGTTGGACAGTCAAGCTGCCATGGTGAAGTTTTTAAATCTAATGGCCGGTGAGCCCGACATCGCCCGTGTGCCGGTGATGATTGACTCCAGCAAGTGGAGCGTGATTGAGGCGGGTTTGCAATGCGTGCAAGGCAAAAGCATTGTCAACTCCATCAGCATGAAAGAGGGCTTGGATGAATTCCGCCGTCAGGCCAAGCTGGTCAAGCGCTATGGCGCTGCTGCTGTGGTGATGGCCTTTGATGAGCAAGGCCAAGCGGATACTTACGAGCGCAAGATAGAGATTTGCGAGCGCGCTTATCGCGTGCTGGTAGACGACGTGGGGTTTGCAGCAGAAGACATTATTTTTGACCCCAACATCTTTGCCATTGCCACCGGTATTGAAGAGCACAACAACTACGCTGTTGATTTCATCAATGCTACGCGGTGGATTAAAGACAACTTGCCAGGCGCCAAAGTCAGCGGTGGTGTGTCCAACGTGAGCTTCAGCTTTCGCGGCAACGACCCGGTGCGCGAGGCCATTCACACCGTGTTTTTGTACTACGCCATCAAGGCGGGCATGGACATGGGCATTGTCAACGCAGGCATGGTGGGTGTGTACGACCAATTAGAGCCTGTGTTGCGTGAGCGCGTTGAAGATGTGGTGCTGAACCGCCGGCCCGACGCAGGCGAGCGGCTCATCGAAGTGGCCGAAACGGCCAAGGGCGCAGCAAAAGACGACAGCACAAAATATGAATGGCGCGCACTGCCTATTCGTGAGCGTTTAAGCCACGCGCTGGTTCGCGGTCTCAACGAGTTCATCGTGGAAGACACCGAAGAGATGTGGCAAAACATTGCTGACGGTGGCGGACGTCCGCTGCACGTGATTGAAGGCCCACTCATGGACGGCATGAACGTGGTGGGTGACTTGTTTGGCGAAGGCAAGATGTTTTTGCCGCAAGTGGTGAAGAGCGCGCGGGTGATGAAACAAGCCGTGGCCCACCTGGTGCCCTACATTGAAGAAGAAAAGCAGCGCATGCAAGCCGCTGGTGCTGATGTGCGTAGCAAGGGCAAGATTGTGATTGCCACTGTCAAGGGCGACGTTCATGACATCGGCAAAAACATCGTGACGGTGGTGTTGCAATGCAATAACTTTGACGTGGTCAACATGGGCGTGATGGTGCCGTGGCAAGACATACTGCAAAAAGCCAAGGACGAAAACGCCGACGTCGTGGGTTTGTCAGGCCTGATCACGCCAAGCCTTGAAGAGATGCAAGCTGTGGCCGCCGAGATGGAAAAAGACGCCTGGTTCCGCGAACGCCAAATACCGCTGCTGATTGGCGGCGCCACCACCAGCCGCGTGCACACTGCCGTCAAGATTGCGCCGCATTACAGCGGTCCCGTGGTGTATGTGCCAGATGCCTCGCGCAGCGTGAGTGTGGCCAGCGGCTTGTTGGGCGACGACAAGGCCAGGTATGTGGCCGAGCTCAACGTCGACTACGAGCGTGTGCGCAGCCAGCACGCCAACAAAAAGCAAACACCCCTGTGGACGCTGGCGCAAGCACGCGCCAATGCCGCGCCCATTGACTTCGCCAACTACACACCTGTGGTGCCCAAGTTTATTGGTAAGCGTGTGCTCAAAGGCGTGGACCTGAACGAGGTGGTGCCGTTTATTGATTGGGCCCCCTTCTTTCAAACCTGGGATTTGGCAGGCCCATACCCTGCCATTCTTCAAGACGAGGTGGTTGGTGAGCAAGCGCGCAATGTATTCGCCGACGCCCAGGTCATGCTTAAGCGCATGATTGACGGGCGCTGGCTGACCGCCAATGCGGTGGTGGGTTTGTACCCCGCGCAGCGACTAGGCGAGGACGACATTGCCCTGTACACCGACGAGACCCGCAGCACGGTGGCCATGACCTGGCACGGCCTGCGCCAGCAAACCGAGAAGCACATGGTGGACGGTGTGATGCGCCCCAGCCGCTGCCTGGCCGACTTTGTGGCCACGCCAGCCCAAGGTGCCGACTACGTTGGCCTGTTTGCGGTTACCGCCGGCATAGGTGCTGACGCGCGCGCAAAAGGTTTTGAAGACGCGCAAGACGATTACAGCGCCATCATGGTGAAAGCCCTGGCCGACCGCTTGGCCGAGGCCATGGCCGAGATGATGCACCAGCGTGTGCGCACGGACTGGTGGGGCTACGCGCCTAACGAGTCACTGACCAACGAGCAACTCATCAAGGAAGCTTACCAAGGCATTCGCCCCGCACCAGGCTACCCCGCTTGCCCAGACCACAGCGCCAAGAAAGCCATGTTTGAGCTGCTGCAAGCCGCAGACATTGGCATGGGCCTGACCGACAGCTTGGCCATGACACCCGCTGCCAGCGTCAGTGGTTTTTACCTGGCGCACCCGGATGCCACTTACTTCAACGTCGGCAAAGTGGGTGACGACCAGGTGGCAGACTTGGCCCAGCGCAGCGGCGTGGACGAGCAGCGGGTTAAGGTGCTATTGGGGCCTAACTTGTGA
- the leuE gene encoding leucine efflux protein LeuE, translating into MFGITDLGVFVAGTIAIVLLPGPNSLYVLTVATRSGLRMGYAGAAGIFTGDLLLMLLTVFGAASVLNAYPAVFHAIKWAGAVYLAWLGLKLIWGGIQGWRAARGTAGGVQAMMKDLKPVPEHTPKAVYRKALVVSLLNPKAIFFFISFFVQFVDHSYPNPGISFAVLGAIVQCASLVYLSALIVGGVKLAQAFAQRKRLSALLTGVVGMMFIAFGVRLAG; encoded by the coding sequence ATGTTTGGCATTACCGACCTTGGCGTTTTCGTGGCGGGCACCATTGCCATTGTGTTGCTGCCTGGGCCCAACTCGCTGTACGTGCTGACTGTGGCCACGCGTTCAGGTTTGCGTATGGGCTACGCGGGTGCAGCGGGTATTTTTACCGGCGACCTCCTGTTGATGTTGCTCACTGTTTTTGGCGCGGCCTCTGTGCTCAATGCATATCCGGCGGTGTTTCACGCCATCAAGTGGGCTGGTGCGGTCTACTTGGCGTGGCTGGGCTTAAAGCTTATTTGGGGCGGCATTCAAGGCTGGCGAGCTGCGCGCGGCACAGCCGGTGGCGTGCAAGCCATGATGAAAGACCTAAAGCCTGTGCCAGAGCACACGCCCAAGGCGGTATATCGCAAAGCCTTGGTGGTGAGCTTGTTAAACCCCAAGGCCATTTTCTTTTTCATTTCGTTTTTTGTGCAGTTTGTAGACCACAGCTACCCTAACCCCGGTATCAGCTTTGCCGTATTGGGTGCCATCGTGCAGTGCGCCAGTTTGGTGTACTTGAGTGCGCTCATCGTTGGCGGCGTGAAGTTGGCGCAAGCCTTTGCCCAGCGCAAACGCCTAAGCGCCTTGTTAACGGGGGTGGTGGGCATGATGTTTATTGCGTTTGGCGTGCGTTTGGCCGGATAG
- the kynU gene encoding kynureninase, giving the protein MTTITRDHCEQLDQQDPLRSMRDAFDLPAGTIYLDGNSLGALPKATAAAVARVVTKEWGQDLIQSWNKAGWFVSPQQLGNRLAPWVGAAAGEVVVTDTTSVNLYKVLCAAAELAGQQHPDKRVLLSEASNFPTDLYIAQSVCRQYDLRLELTTAQNLDGALTNDVAVLMLTHVNYRTGAMYDMAGVTKAAHDVGALMVWDLAHSAGAVPVDLNGADADYAVGCGYKYLNGGPGAPAFVWANARVVNQTRQPVSGWWGHALPFAFDANYVPQQGIDQYLCGTQSMLAMAAMGCGLDVFDQVGALGGMAAIRSKSLALTDLFLQLCEQRCKAFGLHNVTPVAHTQRGSQVSLAAPTGGLAMMQALIARGVVGDFRAGGANGEADLLRFGFTPLYTRYVDAFDAIDHLVHVLQSNAWQRPEFNRTQVVT; this is encoded by the coding sequence ATGACGACCATCACCCGCGACCACTGCGAACAACTGGACCAACAAGACCCATTGCGCAGCATGCGCGACGCCTTTGATTTGCCAGCAGGCACTATCTACCTGGACGGTAACTCCTTGGGTGCGTTGCCCAAAGCGACAGCCGCCGCGGTGGCCAGGGTTGTGACCAAAGAGTGGGGTCAAGACTTGATTCAAAGCTGGAACAAAGCGGGCTGGTTTGTGTCGCCGCAACAGCTTGGCAATCGCCTGGCGCCTTGGGTGGGCGCAGCCGCGGGTGAGGTGGTGGTTACGGATACCACCAGCGTCAATTTGTACAAAGTGTTGTGCGCCGCTGCTGAACTCGCTGGTCAACAACATCCAGACAAGCGCGTGTTGCTGAGCGAGGCTAGCAACTTCCCCACAGACTTGTACATCGCACAGTCGGTATGCCGACAATACGATTTGCGCCTTGAACTGACCACGGCACAAAACCTGGACGGTGCACTCACCAATGACGTGGCGGTGCTCATGCTCACGCATGTGAACTACCGCACAGGCGCCATGTACGACATGGCTGGGGTTACCAAGGCGGCGCACGATGTGGGCGCGCTGATGGTGTGGGACTTGGCCCACAGCGCAGGCGCCGTGCCGGTTGACCTAAACGGTGCAGACGCCGACTACGCCGTGGGTTGCGGCTACAAGTATTTGAATGGTGGCCCGGGTGCGCCCGCATTTGTGTGGGCCAATGCACGTGTGGTCAATCAGACGCGCCAACCCGTTAGTGGTTGGTGGGGCCATGCCTTGCCTTTTGCGTTTGATGCCAATTACGTGCCCCAACAAGGCATCGACCAGTACCTGTGCGGCACGCAGTCCATGTTGGCGATGGCGGCCATGGGTTGCGGCCTTGATGTGTTTGACCAAGTCGGTGCATTAGGTGGCATGGCTGCTATTCGCAGCAAATCGTTGGCGTTGACAGACTTGTTTTTGCAGCTTTGCGAGCAGCGTTGCAAAGCGTTTGGCTTGCACAACGTCACACCTGTAGCACACACACAGCGTGGTTCACAAGTCAGCCTGGCCGCACCAACCGGTGGCTTGGCGATGATGCAAGCGTTGATAGCAAGAGGCGTAGTGGGTGACTTTAGAGCGGGCGGCGCCAACGGCGAGGCAGATCTGCTGCGCTTTGGTTTTACGCCGCTGTACACACGCTATGTAGATGCCTTTGATGCCATTGATCATTTGGTGCACGTGCTGCAAAGCAATGCCTGGCAACGGCCAGAATTCAACCGCACACAGGTGGTGACATGA
- a CDS encoding cytosine permease: protein MALHTQCLQEPAWALRAPNYQLYCAVVAVFWYGAQVYFASTALALLIKSLTGAETGDALFLGLSGIDWVAFLFVWVFHILIFWRGMGWVEGFLNLAGPFVYAVMTALVIVLWSMSDGQLFSAAQNIFANPEGTWKTELSGFVAIFGTMVAYFSAVMINFSDFSRFSKDKNAMVKGNFMGLPLNMILFSALALLTTAGAAVVYGEAIINPTEIVARTNSVFLSVIAAMTFFAATVGINLVANFIPAVNGIANLSPNTIGFRKAGLITSGFALVIGGLWTAVISQIGIGGFVNTLGATLAPLFGILIVDYFVVRKQVLSQEDLYNMDGGKYHYKNGWHDNAVIAFAIGAVFSVATVWLPS, encoded by the coding sequence ATGGCATTGCATACCCAGTGTTTGCAAGAGCCAGCATGGGCACTGCGGGCGCCAAACTACCAGCTGTATTGCGCGGTTGTTGCCGTGTTTTGGTACGGCGCACAAGTCTACTTTGCATCAACCGCTTTGGCACTGCTCATCAAATCCCTCACTGGGGCCGAAACTGGCGATGCACTGTTTTTAGGCCTCAGTGGTATTGACTGGGTCGCCTTCTTGTTTGTATGGGTGTTCCACATACTGATTTTCTGGCGCGGCATGGGCTGGGTTGAAGGTTTCCTGAACCTGGCTGGCCCATTTGTGTACGCCGTCATGACTGCCTTGGTCATTGTGCTGTGGTCCATGTCAGATGGACAGTTGTTTTCAGCGGCGCAAAACATCTTTGCCAACCCTGAAGGCACTTGGAAAACCGAGCTATCTGGCTTTGTAGCCATCTTTGGCACCATGGTGGCTTACTTCTCTGCTGTGATGATCAACTTCAGTGACTTCTCACGCTTTTCCAAAGACAAGAACGCCATGGTTAAAGGCAACTTCATGGGTTTGCCTTTGAATATGATTTTGTTCTCTGCCTTGGCCCTGCTCACAACCGCCGGTGCAGCTGTGGTGTACGGTGAGGCCATCATCAACCCAACAGAAATTGTGGCACGCACCAACAGCGTGTTCTTGAGCGTCATTGCTGCCATGACATTCTTTGCCGCCACCGTCGGTATCAACTTGGTCGCCAACTTCATTCCTGCAGTGAACGGCATTGCCAACCTGTCACCCAACACCATTGGCTTTCGCAAGGCCGGTCTGATCACATCCGGCTTCGCCTTGGTGATTGGTGGCTTGTGGACAGCAGTGATCAGCCAAATCGGTATTGGTGGTTTTGTCAACACGCTGGGTGCCACGTTGGCGCCGCTGTTCGGCATTTTGATTGTGGATTACTTCGTGGTTCGCAAACAAGTCTTGAGCCAGGAAGACCTCTACAACATGGACGGTGGCAAGTACCACTACAAAAACGGCTGGCACGACAATGCTGTGATTGCCTTCGCCATTGGTGCCGTCTTTTCTGTGGCCACCGTCTGGTTGCCCAGTTGA
- a CDS encoding SDR family NAD(P)-dependent oxidoreductase yields MTTPKTILITGASDGIGLATAHKLAAQGHCLLLHGRNADKLGAAAKALSALPGAGPISTYVADWSTLGAVDQLSVAVANQHSQLDVLINNAGILKTPNTRTADGLDMRFMVNTIAPYRLTQRLLPLLSASSRVVNLSSAAQAPVNLDALAGRLALDDMPAYAQSKLALTMWSRHMAQQRKGVGPLVVAVNPGSLLATRMVSEGFGIAGSDVGIGADIVCRAALSDEFANANGLYFDNDAKRFANPHTDALNEHKSSAVVHALETVLQQLAT; encoded by the coding sequence ATGACCACGCCCAAAACCATACTCATAACAGGCGCCAGTGACGGCATTGGCCTGGCCACTGCCCACAAACTGGCGGCGCAAGGACACTGTTTGCTGCTGCATGGACGCAATGCGGACAAGCTGGGCGCCGCGGCTAAAGCGCTGTCAGCCTTGCCCGGCGCGGGTCCTATCAGCACCTACGTGGCCGATTGGTCCACTCTCGGGGCAGTAGACCAACTGAGCGTAGCCGTTGCCAACCAACACAGCCAGCTTGATGTGTTGATCAACAACGCAGGCATCTTAAAGACACCCAACACGCGCACCGCTGACGGCCTAGACATGCGGTTTATGGTCAATACCATTGCGCCTTACCGCCTGACACAGCGCCTGCTGCCGCTCTTGAGTGCCTCATCACGCGTGGTCAACCTGTCGTCAGCGGCGCAAGCACCTGTGAACTTGGACGCACTGGCTGGACGTTTGGCACTGGATGACATGCCCGCCTACGCGCAAAGCAAACTGGCCCTCACCATGTGGTCACGCCACATGGCGCAGCAACGCAAGGGAGTGGGCCCATTGGTGGTGGCGGTTAACCCAGGCTCACTGCTGGCCACGCGCATGGTGAGCGAAGGGTTTGGCATAGCCGGATCCGACGTGGGCATAGGCGCAGACATTGTGTGCCGGGCTGCCTTATCTGACGAGTTTGCAAACGCGAACGGCTTGTACTTTGACAACGACGCCAAACGCTTTGCCAACCCGCACACAGACGCGCTGAATGAGCACAAGTCCAGCGCCGTGGTGCACGCCTTGGAGACAGTTTTGCAACAATTGGCCACCTAA